A part of archaeon BMS3Bbin15 genomic DNA contains:
- a CDS encoding NYN domain protein has protein sequence MIGIKSPVWFYICGAILGLYKLFLRDVVFEGGITVDYGKDAIVFIDGNNFYHNIKKMSINPSSIDFFKLCEFVCLEFECNRKKTIYYNSIPHINDGKKVYWSHIKFLENLKKLPKFEVKTRKLQKNSTKEILEERQHIISKLDLCELCKPKAEENCNFCVGNIKTKEKGIDVMIATEMLEKSIIRKECDCCILISGDADFIPALDIIKSNGTDVFSASLPSGYSSELRKKHNYLVLKKGLILDECLRD, from the coding sequence GTGATAGGTATTAAGTCCCCAGTATGGTTCTACATATGTGGGGCAATACTGGGCTTATATAAACTTTTTCTGAGGGATGTTGTGTTTGAAGGAGGGATCACAGTTGACTATGGTAAAGATGCAATAGTATTCATTGATGGAAACAATTTTTATCATAATATTAAAAAGATGAGTATAAACCCTAGCAGCATTGATTTCTTCAAACTGTGTGAATTTGTTTGTCTTGAATTTGAGTGCAATCGTAAAAAGACCATTTATTACAATTCCATCCCTCATATAAACGATGGTAAGAAGGTATATTGGAGTCATATAAAATTTTTAGAAAACTTAAAAAAGTTACCAAAATTTGAGGTAAAAACGAGAAAGCTTCAGAAGAATTCTACCAAAGAGATTTTAGAAGAAAGGCAACATATTATTTCCAAATTAGATTTATGTGAGTTGTGTAAACCAAAAGCCGAAGAAAACTGCAATTTTTGTGTTGGGAATATTAAAACAAAGGAAAAAGGTATTGACGTAATGATTGCCACAGAGATGTTGGAAAAAAGCATAATTAGAAAAGAATGTGATTGTTGTATTCTTATTTCTGGAGATGCTGATTTTATCCCTGCACTGGATATAATAAAAAGTAATGGTACTGATGTTTTTAGCGCATCTTTGCCAAGCGGATATTCATCAGAATTGCGAAAAAAACACAATTATTTGGTTCTAAAAAAGGGATTAATATTAGATGAGTGTTTAAGAGATTAA